A region of the Gopherus flavomarginatus isolate rGopFla2 chromosome 3, rGopFla2.mat.asm, whole genome shotgun sequence genome:
GTgtccatataaaaaaaaaatcaaatctagatGGGAAATTAGGGAGTGGGCCTGAGGGCCCTGCTAAGCTGTGGCAAAGGGTTGCAAAGTTTGGGCATCACGTCTTAAAAGCATAAAATGACTATCATCTCCTGACCCTacaactggttggaaattttaaaatgtttcaatattctaacagaaaagaaaatattcccTGAAACAAGTTTCCCCCTATTTTTCCAAACAGTTCTATCGGTCCCTCATACACAGACTGGCCTAAACCTAAGCCTAATCCAAATAACCCAGACTTTGGAAATGTTCAAATTTGGACCAAAACATTGTGTCTCAGGCTTCTCTATACTTACCTCTTCAGAAGCACTGACTAATCTCCACCACACACCTGTGGAGTATCATTACTGTCAGCTGTTTTCAAAGGAAGATCTCAGAATAACTTGTGCTCCCAAATTTTTACCTTCTTGCTCTTCCATTTGCAGGTGCATCATAATGACCTGCATGGTCTGGGTATACTCCTCCCTCATTTCCTTCCTACCAGTCATGCAAGGCTGGAATGAGATACCTGGTGTAGATTTTGATACTGGCAAAGAGTGCATCTTTGTCACCAACTGGACTTTTGCCATTGTAGCTTCTGCCCTGGCGTTTTTTGTCCCGTTCATGATTATGTGCAGCATGTATTTCTTCATCTACCGAGCATCACGACTCAAGGCCACCCGCATCATGTCTCAGTCCCTTGAAATTCACTACCATCCCAACAGCAAGAGGCAGAACAACCTGCAGCTGGAAAACAAAGCCACTCGGACAATTAGCATCATCATCTCAGTCTTCATATTGTGCTGGTTACCTTACTTTGTTCTGAATGTATGGCTAGCTGCTAAAGGTACCAATTCCACCAGCGCAGTTCTGGTTGATGCCTTCAAGATCATAACTTGGTTAGGTTATTGCAATTCTACTATCAACCCCATGCTCTACGCCTTTCTGAATCGAGACTTCCAACGGGCTCTGAAGAAGCTGTTTATCTGCAGGCGCAGGTCTCAGGTGGATATTGGAGAAGATATGGTTTCAATAGCCACCTTTTCCAAGACTGCTCAAGACCCAGAATACAGCATTAAAGTCCCAATCCCTA
Encoded here:
- the LOC127046453 gene encoding histamine H2 receptor-like, whose amino-acid sequence is MLMDKNISLFSNVSSTALSWVRGDGNWTGAGIGPREVSVGLILTFIDLITLFGNTVVFICPVVEKRLRTTTYMFIMSLAMADLLVACLVMPFSIIYEVTGMWLFGKLFCKVWISFDVMFCTASIVTLCFISLDRYCSVVTPYHYSMRMSRQRCIIMTCMVWVYSSLISFLPVMQGWNEIPGVDFDTGKECIFVTNWTFAIVASALAFFVPFMIMCSMYFFIYRASRLKATRIMSQSLEIHYHPNSKRQNNLQLENKATRTISIIISVFILCWLPYFVLNVWLAAKGTNSTSAVLVDAFKIITWLGYCNSTINPMLYAFLNRDFQRALKKLFICRRRSQVDIGEDMVSIATFSKTAQDPEYSIKVPIPTGGLKSKHKPSSGLLVAG